A window from Chitinophaga filiformis encodes these proteins:
- a CDS encoding GlxA family transcriptional regulator, giving the protein MMNLALLLTYNHRLISTAAILDVFESVNNMYAVNQQAPIFNIQLVLPDQKEVDMLPHYGRYTTVALKEAAKPDIVLIPAFIAGDVDNAIAANSTFIPWLRQQHHAGTEIASFCTGAFLLAATGLLDGKPATTHMNACRAFAGHFPDVLLQPDRVLTSSSGIYTSGGATSTFHLLLHLVEKYCGQDMAVKAAKLFAIDMDRETQSYFGMFLPEKKHTDPLISEVQQRMESCFQEARNVESFMENIPASRRNFVRRFKQATGITPIEYLQKTRIEAAKKMLEQTSNSILTVMLDCGYNDIKAFRKVFRKEVGLTPTEYRLKFAGSRNANTSLALEM; this is encoded by the coding sequence ATGATGAACCTGGCACTGCTGCTCACCTACAACCACCGGCTTATAAGCACGGCCGCCATTCTGGATGTATTCGAATCGGTAAACAATATGTATGCTGTCAACCAGCAGGCCCCAATTTTCAATATACAGCTGGTACTGCCCGATCAGAAGGAAGTGGACATGTTACCTCATTACGGCCGTTATACCACGGTGGCATTAAAGGAGGCAGCGAAACCTGACATTGTACTGATCCCTGCTTTTATAGCGGGAGATGTGGATAATGCCATTGCCGCCAACAGCACCTTTATTCCCTGGCTACGGCAACAACACCACGCAGGAACGGAAATCGCCAGTTTTTGCACCGGTGCTTTCCTGCTGGCGGCTACAGGTCTGCTGGATGGTAAGCCTGCCACCACGCATATGAACGCCTGCCGCGCTTTTGCAGGTCATTTTCCTGATGTGTTGCTACAGCCCGACAGAGTGCTTACCTCTTCGTCAGGCATCTACACCAGCGGAGGGGCTACCAGCACCTTCCACCTGTTGTTGCACCTGGTAGAGAAATATTGTGGACAGGACATGGCCGTGAAGGCTGCGAAACTGTTTGCTATCGACATGGATCGTGAAACACAATCCTACTTCGGTATGTTCCTGCCGGAAAAGAAACATACAGACCCGCTGATCTCTGAAGTACAGCAACGCATGGAATCCTGTTTCCAGGAGGCCCGCAACGTGGAATCGTTCATGGAAAATATTCCTGCCAGCCGCCGCAACTTCGTACGCCGTTTCAAACAGGCTACAGGCATCACCCCCATAGAATACCTGCAGAAGACCCGTATCGAAGCGGCTAAAAAGATGCTGGAACAGACCAGTAACAGCATCCTCACGGTAATGCTCGACTGTGGTTACAACGATATCAAGGCCTTCCGTAAAGTATTCAGAAAGGAAGTAGGGCTGACCCCCACAGAATACAGGCTGAAATTTGCAGGCAGCCGCAATGCGAATACCTCGCTGGCGCTTGAAATGTGA
- a CDS encoding alginate lyase family protein, producing MKKTVNSLLLCMTMFALATLLLMCKKQDANSMKRVAGNSLIAAAAAPQIVTFVHPGVLNTQASLDLIASQVNGATPDPVRTAAYQKVLDYVNNNALPTRFWETVTVGSNGATTESKSQIRKDAILAYALALRWAKTGNATYAQQCIAILNGWSYTFKQYAVLSGSNQYQPSLEASWTTPSFVAAAEIMRYYKAFGQSAGWSDADINQFNNYLNLVKNNYINNTPAYNNNWNASAGYAKMAIGIFLNSTTVYQNGYNIITQHLPVIIKSDGTIPEYCDRNDCVHFQYSLTAFAYAAELASIQGDNSLWTFNSNLLSKGYDYMKAAYNGATSCTTCSTSSTVFPGTEVAYNYYKTANLKYLRELQDPLYVTSDKTFLGFTSYTHFDVPGL from the coding sequence ATGAAGAAAACCGTCAATTCCCTCCTCCTTTGCATGACTATGTTTGCTTTGGCAACCTTATTACTGATGTGCAAAAAACAGGACGCCAACAGCATGAAGCGGGTAGCCGGCAACAGCCTGATAGCCGCTGCTGCCGCGCCACAGATCGTTACGTTCGTACATCCTGGTGTGCTGAACACACAGGCAAGCCTGGACCTGATCGCCTCACAGGTGAATGGCGCCACGCCGGATCCTGTACGTACTGCCGCTTACCAGAAAGTACTGGATTATGTCAATAACAACGCGCTGCCTACCCGCTTCTGGGAAACCGTGACCGTGGGTTCCAACGGGGCCACCACAGAGTCAAAAAGCCAGATCAGGAAAGACGCCATACTGGCTTATGCACTGGCCTTGCGCTGGGCAAAGACAGGTAATGCCACGTATGCACAACAGTGTATCGCCATCCTGAACGGCTGGTCTTACACTTTCAAACAGTATGCAGTGCTGTCGGGGTCTAACCAGTATCAGCCATCGCTGGAAGCGTCATGGACCACTCCCAGTTTTGTTGCCGCTGCTGAGATCATGCGTTATTACAAGGCCTTTGGTCAGTCGGCCGGCTGGTCTGACGCTGACATCAACCAGTTCAATAACTACCTGAACCTGGTGAAGAACAATTATATCAACAACACACCGGCGTACAACAACAACTGGAATGCTTCTGCCGGTTATGCTAAAATGGCCATCGGCATTTTCCTGAACAGCACTACCGTATACCAGAATGGTTATAATATCATTACACAGCACCTGCCGGTCATTATTAAGTCTGACGGCACCATTCCTGAATATTGCGACAGGAATGACTGTGTGCATTTCCAGTATTCACTGACAGCATTCGCATATGCGGCCGAGCTGGCAAGTATACAGGGCGACAATTCCCTGTGGACATTCAATTCCAACCTGCTCAGCAAAGGCTACGATTATATGAAGGCTGCCTACAACGGGGCCACTTCCTGTACCACCTGTTCTACTTCCAGCACCGTTTTCCCGGGCACCGAAGTGGCTTACAATTATTACAAGACAGCGAACCTGAAATACCTGCGGGAACTGCAGGACCCGCTGTATGTAACTTCAGACAAAACGTTCCTGGGCTTTACCTCCTATACACATTTTGATGTACCCGGCCTGTAA
- a CDS encoding BlaI/MecI/CopY family transcriptional regulator: MSLFKKDTSPEMVPTKTEMDVLQILWQYGPSTVRFVHDKLNEQKEAVIYTSTLKLMQVMKEKGMLDRDESSMKHVYSAVVEEKKVKGTLLSRFMDSMYNGSPSDLVVALLGNDKTSPEELKKIKELLKNMDK, translated from the coding sequence ATGAGCTTATTTAAGAAAGATACATCTCCCGAGATGGTGCCGACGAAAACTGAAATGGACGTACTGCAGATACTCTGGCAGTATGGCCCCTCTACTGTACGTTTTGTACACGACAAATTGAATGAGCAGAAAGAGGCGGTGATCTATACCAGTACTTTAAAGCTGATGCAGGTAATGAAGGAAAAAGGGATGCTGGACCGTGACGAAAGCAGCATGAAACATGTGTACAGCGCTGTCGTGGAAGAGAAAAAGGTGAAGGGCACCCTGCTGAGCCGTTTTATGGACTCCATGTACAATGGTTCACCGAGCGACCTGGTGGTGGCATTGCTGGGCAATGACAAGACCTCACCGGAAGAATTAAAGAAGATCAAAGAGTTGTTGAAAAATATGGATAAGTAA
- a CDS encoding M56 family metallopeptidase: MHPYLNLQSGGEQFLQAFSWMLIHSLWQGLLLALTTAILLQFTKRAPARLRYYILFSQFVLFILACIWTFFLGMSRPSVSIVPLSDTFGQHASQLLHINTINIQQFAGACAAYISSHASWLVLVWAVFFAFRSIRMVQGLMYLQRARHQYVYAAAGWQERLVLLCGKLHINKSIRLLESARIKAPMVIGHLKPAILMPVGLLSGMPVEQVEAVLLHELAHIRRHDYIVNLLQTFCETVYFFNPGLLWMSGRLRDEREHCCDDIALAQTGNKKEFIQALISFKEHAMYNHAAVAFPGRKNQLLQRVSRIINNKYQPLGTGEKVFFMAGILLLTVILSTAAITQLRSMEQDLAGIHHTARNYVLPMPSPLLPIAAVAPAKPTDGVTLQKNKRIKNAAAALSVITRDATISRESADEHYVEKLLADEIQPEQTEAAMPRDERRRIRPAYTAGNTQRANWSAFRRQYTPGNSQLPSSSSELHLTANGREITLSANEVVLRDEQREEARLAHIQGQKDRLQADQDRAQAVRDRIQAERNRAQADMDKERGRLDRIQAEKDRMQANLDRIQADNDRVQAEKDRAQANLDRIQADKDRARAEAERRQATQ; the protein is encoded by the coding sequence ATGCACCCCTACCTCAATTTACAATCAGGTGGCGAACAGTTTCTCCAGGCTTTCAGCTGGATGCTGATACATTCCCTCTGGCAGGGATTGCTGCTGGCCCTTACAACGGCCATATTACTGCAATTCACCAAAAGGGCGCCTGCACGATTGAGGTATTATATACTGTTCAGCCAGTTTGTATTATTTATACTGGCTTGTATATGGACCTTCTTCCTGGGTATGAGCAGACCATCGGTAAGTATTGTACCACTAAGCGATACTTTCGGGCAGCATGCTTCGCAACTGCTGCATATCAATACCATTAACATACAACAGTTTGCCGGTGCATGCGCCGCTTATATTTCCAGTCACGCATCATGGCTGGTACTTGTGTGGGCTGTCTTTTTCGCTTTCCGTTCCATCAGGATGGTGCAGGGACTGATGTACCTGCAACGTGCACGGCATCAATATGTTTATGCGGCGGCCGGCTGGCAGGAACGGCTTGTGCTGCTTTGTGGAAAGCTGCATATCAATAAAAGCATCCGCCTGCTGGAATCGGCCCGTATAAAGGCACCTATGGTAATAGGACATCTGAAGCCGGCGATACTGATGCCGGTGGGTTTATTGAGCGGTATGCCGGTGGAACAGGTGGAGGCAGTACTACTTCATGAACTGGCCCATATACGCCGGCACGATTATATTGTAAACCTGCTGCAAACCTTTTGCGAAACTGTTTACTTCTTTAATCCCGGTCTCTTATGGATGTCCGGCCGGCTGCGGGATGAGCGTGAACATTGTTGCGATGATATCGCCCTCGCACAAACCGGTAACAAGAAAGAATTTATACAGGCGCTGATCAGTTTCAAGGAACACGCTATGTACAATCATGCAGCTGTGGCATTTCCGGGCAGGAAGAACCAGTTGCTGCAAAGGGTGAGCCGTATTATCAACAACAAATATCAGCCGCTGGGAACAGGTGAAAAAGTATTCTTCATGGCAGGCATCCTGTTGCTGACAGTTATCCTGTCAACCGCTGCCATTACCCAGCTGCGCAGTATGGAGCAGGATCTTGCCGGCATACATCACACCGCCAGGAATTATGTCCTTCCCATGCCGTCGCCCTTATTGCCAATTGCAGCTGTTGCACCCGCAAAACCAACTGATGGTGTTACGCTGCAAAAAAACAAGCGGATAAAAAATGCAGCGGCCGCTCTTTCTGTCATAACACGTGATGCGACAATAAGCAGGGAGTCTGCAGACGAACATTACGTGGAAAAACTGCTGGCAGATGAAATACAGCCGGAACAAACAGAAGCCGCCATGCCCCGCGATGAAAGGAGGCGCATAAGGCCAGCGTATACAGCCGGCAATACACAAAGGGCAAACTGGTCTGCCTTCCGCAGGCAATATACTCCCGGCAACAGCCAGCTGCCCAGCAGCTCTTCTGAGCTCCACCTCACTGCAAACGGCAGAGAGATCACGCTAAGTGCCAATGAGGTAGTGCTGCGGGACGAGCAAAGAGAAGAGGCAAGACTGGCTCATATACAGGGTCAAAAAGACAGACTGCAGGCAGATCAGGACCGGGCGCAGGCTGTCAGGGACCGGATACAGGCGGAAAGAAACCGTGCACAGGCAGACATGGACAAAGAACGGGGAAGGCTGGACCGCATACAGGCGGAGAAGGACAGGATGCAGGCAAACCTTGACCGTATACAGGCTGATAACGACAGAGTACAAGCGGAAAAAGACAGAGCGCAGGCAAACCTCGACCGCATACAGGCTGATAAAGACCGCGCGAGGGCCGAGGCAGAAAGAAGGCAGGCAACACAATAA
- a CDS encoding serine protease, whose amino-acid sequence MQLLVSQHVNKRAGKPGTTGQLAGYVSPGDTVEVNAVVYGDVVDGNYLWYRSADGFYYWSGGFYNINFQLDDCKLADFPADQQMAILLMVLKEAESILKKDVKGYVGCGIGNKNFDEGQELSLLVYVKEKVDAADLSVTVLPKIHYRGIRILTDVLEVGTFSHNVLISKRDMESDIPLHIGGGISPKKDMSTFGTRSLSVRRKNGNTFDHFLLTCYHVLLSDLFPLSPYKGDFRQAFFPIGRGRTDAHIVAEGEYSSKYDYAAVRLSRALLNEEESITIREHVPFSELSALKGTTVVMIGYVSGMNEGKVLSLSNNVEIGPHRQKFTEIILTEKISVGGDSGAPVVEKQTNRLIGFIIGGNDDCSAVLPCYNLFLNRDFEINT is encoded by the coding sequence ATGCAACTCCTGGTTTCCCAACATGTAAACAAACGGGCAGGTAAGCCCGGCACTACCGGTCAGCTGGCAGGTTACGTGTCGCCCGGTGATACGGTGGAAGTGAATGCTGTGGTGTATGGAGATGTGGTGGATGGTAATTACCTGTGGTACAGATCTGCCGATGGGTTTTACTATTGGAGCGGAGGGTTTTACAATATCAATTTTCAGTTGGATGATTGTAAGCTGGCCGACTTCCCTGCTGATCAGCAAATGGCCATACTGCTGATGGTGCTGAAGGAAGCAGAGAGCATCCTGAAGAAAGATGTGAAGGGCTATGTGGGTTGCGGTATCGGCAATAAGAATTTTGATGAAGGACAGGAGTTGTCATTGCTGGTATACGTGAAAGAGAAGGTAGATGCAGCTGATTTAAGTGTGACAGTGCTGCCGAAGATCCATTACAGGGGGATCAGGATATTGACGGATGTGTTGGAGGTGGGGACCTTCTCGCATAATGTTTTGATTTCAAAGAGGGATATGGAAAGTGATATACCGCTACATATAGGAGGTGGAATAAGCCCCAAAAAAGACATGTCTACGTTTGGAACAAGATCATTAAGTGTACGGCGAAAGAACGGAAATACATTTGATCATTTCCTGCTGACCTGTTATCATGTGCTGTTGAGTGATCTCTTTCCACTTAGCCCATATAAAGGCGATTTCAGGCAGGCGTTCTTCCCTATAGGGAGGGGGAGGACGGATGCGCATATTGTTGCCGAGGGGGAATATTCCTCGAAATACGACTATGCCGCAGTGCGATTATCCAGAGCACTGTTGAACGAAGAGGAATCTATTACTATCAGGGAGCATGTTCCCTTTTCAGAACTGTCGGCACTAAAAGGTACTACTGTAGTGATGATAGGATATGTATCGGGCATGAACGAAGGCAAGGTACTCAGTCTCTCTAATAATGTGGAAATAGGCCCGCACCGCCAGAAATTTACTGAGATCATCCTGACAGAAAAGATCTCGGTAGGCGGAGATTCGGGAGCTCCTGTTGTAGAAAAGCAGACCAACAGGCTGATTGGTTTTATTATCGGCGGAAATGATGATTGTTCTGCCGTGTTACCGTGCTATAACCTATTCCTTAACCGGGATTTTGAAATTAATACCTAG
- a CDS encoding S41 family peptidase — protein MRKLLLVLTMCYAATTGYAQENALWLRYPAISPDGKTIAFGYKGDIYRVDANGGVAVPITIHEAQDMMPVWSHDGKSIAFASDRYGNFDVFVMPAAGGTPVRLTYNSAADVPYDFTPDNKQVLFGSARNAPASSVRFSSGLFDNLYNVPVTGGRSILVSAAGAESAHYNAKGTQLVFQDVKGYEDPWRKHHVSAVTRDIWVYDMAAKIYKQVSGYEGEDREPLFADNDQVFYLSEKGGISQNLFKGSLTDKNKLQQLTRFEKHPVRHLSKSDDNLLCFTWNGEIYTLKEGQQPKKVPVQIFNDGRSSVTKPLSINGNVTEFSMSPNGKEMAFVARGEIFVTSVEGNMTKRITNTPQQERSVSWAPDGKHIVYAAERKGNWDIYQASIVRSEEPYFFASTILKEEPLIATEAEEFQPLFSPDGKEIAYMEDRNVLRVYNIASKKSRTLLPAGHNYSYSDGDWQFFWSPDGKWIVTDDHQGYFNVSNAAIIAADGKGQTIYPVMSGFGENSNKWAADGKVMTWLSDRNGRRGLARQGATEVDIFGVFFDQEAYDRYKLSKDEFNLLKEKEDNAKKSGKDSATAKKDTAAPKKPFNPDFDNLDSRIIRMTINSASISDYVLNNDASKVYYMASFEKGYDLWVTEPRTGETKILAKLGGSPGSIELSKDGNSIFVSNRGSVVKVDAASGKITPVSISTEFLLDQEAERRYIYEHAWKQVEDKFYDPATLKKIDWEAYAKNYERFLPHISNNYDFQELLSELLGELNASHTGGRYYASRPDGDNTAALGVLYDETYTGNGLKVDEVIAGGPFDKASSKLKKGNIIERIDGEEITAQQDWAKLLNRKAGNNILVSIYDPATQKRWDESVKPISGNDEGNLMYKRWVNSMRNMVDKLSGGKVGYVHVQSMNDASFRSVYDEVMGKNREKQALIVDTRFNGGGWLHDDLYNFLGGKAYINFAPQGHRTKAWEPQTRWTRPSCVLMGEGNYSDAHIFPFIYKQDNLGKLVGMPVPGTGTAVWWERQIDPSLVFGIPMVGVIGRTGDHPLENTQLEPDIRVPLRYENALTGRDDQLEAAVTEMLKEIR, from the coding sequence ATGAGAAAACTACTACTCGTTCTTACAATGTGCTATGCTGCTACAACAGGCTATGCACAGGAAAACGCCTTATGGTTACGATACCCTGCTATTTCTCCTGATGGAAAGACCATCGCTTTCGGTTACAAGGGAGACATCTACCGGGTAGATGCGAATGGTGGTGTGGCCGTTCCCATCACCATTCATGAAGCCCAGGACATGATGCCCGTCTGGAGCCATGACGGTAAATCCATTGCCTTCGCCAGTGACCGTTACGGTAACTTCGACGTATTTGTAATGCCGGCCGCAGGTGGTACACCTGTACGCCTGACCTACAACAGCGCTGCAGATGTTCCGTACGATTTTACACCCGACAATAAACAGGTGCTTTTCGGCAGCGCCCGCAATGCGCCGGCCAGCAGCGTACGTTTTAGCTCCGGCCTGTTCGACAACCTGTATAATGTACCCGTTACCGGTGGCCGCTCCATCCTGGTCAGCGCAGCCGGCGCCGAGTCTGCCCACTACAACGCGAAAGGCACGCAGCTTGTCTTCCAGGACGTAAAAGGATACGAAGACCCCTGGCGTAAACACCATGTGTCGGCAGTGACCCGCGACATCTGGGTATATGACATGGCCGCTAAAATCTACAAACAGGTATCGGGCTATGAAGGTGAAGATCGTGAGCCCCTGTTTGCAGATAATGACCAGGTGTTTTACCTGAGTGAGAAAGGAGGCATCTCCCAGAACCTCTTCAAAGGATCTTTAACAGACAAGAATAAATTACAACAGCTTACCCGCTTTGAAAAGCATCCGGTGCGTCACCTGTCTAAATCGGACGACAACCTGCTTTGCTTTACCTGGAACGGGGAGATCTATACATTGAAAGAAGGTCAGCAGCCAAAGAAAGTGCCCGTGCAGATCTTTAATGATGGCCGTTCTTCAGTAACGAAACCATTGTCGATAAACGGCAATGTAACAGAGTTTTCCATGAGCCCCAACGGAAAGGAAATGGCCTTTGTAGCCCGTGGGGAGATCTTTGTGACCAGCGTGGAAGGCAATATGACCAAACGCATCACCAATACACCCCAGCAGGAACGGTCCGTATCCTGGGCGCCTGACGGTAAACATATCGTTTATGCGGCAGAAAGGAAAGGCAACTGGGACATCTACCAGGCTTCCATTGTCCGCTCAGAAGAGCCCTATTTCTTCGCATCTACGATCCTGAAGGAAGAACCACTCATTGCTACGGAAGCGGAGGAATTTCAGCCCCTGTTCTCTCCCGATGGCAAAGAAATTGCCTATATGGAAGACAGGAACGTATTGCGTGTATATAATATCGCTTCGAAAAAAAGCCGCACCCTGCTGCCGGCCGGGCATAACTATTCCTACTCTGACGGCGACTGGCAATTCTTCTGGAGCCCCGATGGAAAGTGGATCGTGACCGACGATCATCAGGGTTATTTCAATGTCAGCAATGCGGCTATCATCGCTGCAGACGGTAAAGGACAGACCATTTATCCTGTAATGAGCGGCTTTGGAGAAAACAGCAATAAATGGGCGGCAGACGGTAAAGTAATGACCTGGCTGAGCGATCGTAATGGTCGCCGCGGCCTGGCCAGACAAGGCGCCACGGAAGTGGACATCTTCGGGGTGTTCTTTGACCAGGAAGCATATGACCGGTATAAACTCTCAAAGGACGAATTCAACCTGCTGAAAGAAAAAGAAGACAACGCAAAGAAATCCGGTAAAGATTCCGCAACAGCGAAGAAGGATACTGCTGCTCCGAAGAAACCTTTTAACCCTGACTTCGATAACCTCGACAGCAGGATCATCCGGATGACCATCAACAGTGCTTCTATCAGCGATTATGTGCTGAACAATGACGCCAGCAAGGTATACTACATGGCCTCTTTTGAAAAAGGTTATGATCTGTGGGTGACAGAACCAAGAACAGGAGAGACGAAGATACTGGCCAAATTAGGTGGCAGCCCCGGTAGTATTGAGCTGAGCAAAGATGGTAACAGCATCTTCGTGAGCAACCGTGGCAGCGTTGTGAAAGTAGATGCTGCTTCAGGCAAGATCACGCCTGTCAGCATCAGCACAGAGTTCCTGCTTGACCAGGAAGCAGAGCGCCGTTACATCTATGAACATGCCTGGAAACAGGTGGAAGATAAGTTCTACGACCCCGCTACACTGAAAAAGATAGATTGGGAAGCATATGCAAAGAACTACGAGCGTTTCCTGCCGCATATCAGTAACAACTACGACTTCCAGGAACTGCTCAGCGAACTGCTGGGAGAACTGAACGCATCGCATACCGGCGGCCGTTACTACGCATCCCGCCCCGATGGCGATAACACCGCTGCACTGGGTGTACTATATGATGAAACATACACTGGTAATGGACTGAAAGTGGATGAAGTGATAGCAGGCGGACCTTTCGACAAGGCTTCCAGCAAACTGAAAAAAGGTAATATCATCGAGCGTATAGACGGAGAGGAAATTACAGCACAACAGGATTGGGCTAAACTGCTGAACCGTAAAGCAGGCAACAATATCCTGGTAAGCATCTATGATCCGGCCACACAGAAACGCTGGGATGAATCTGTAAAACCTATCTCCGGTAATGATGAAGGTAACCTCATGTACAAACGCTGGGTAAACAGCATGCGTAATATGGTGGATAAACTGAGCGGTGGCAAAGTAGGATATGTGCATGTACAGAGTATGAACGACGCCAGTTTCCGTTCAGTGTACGATGAAGTAATGGGTAAGAACAGGGAGAAACAGGCACTGATCGTAGACACCCGTTTCAATGGCGGTGGATGGCTGCACGATGACCTGTACAATTTCCTGGGTGGAAAAGCATATATAAACTTTGCACCGCAGGGGCACAGAACCAAGGCATGGGAACCACAGACCCGTTGGACAAGACCCAGCTGCGTGCTGATGGGAGAGGGGAACTATAGCGATGCGCACATCTTTCCTTTCATCTACAAACAGGACAACCTCGGTAAGCTGGTAGGCATGCCGGTACCGGGAACAGGTACTGCGGTATGGTGGGAACGTCAGATAGATCCTTCGCTGGTATTCGGTATCCCAATGGTGGGCGTAATTGGCAGAACCGGCGATCACCCGCTGGAAAACACGCAGCTGGAGCCGGATATCCGCGTGCCGCTGCGTTATGAAAATGCGTTGACCGGCAGGGACGACCAGCTGGAAGCAGCGGTGACAGAGATGTTGAAAGAGATCAGGTAA
- a CDS encoding amino acid permease, with the protein MIKKSIESLQQEAAQSGANTLRRNLGGINLIAIGIGVIIGAGLFSLTGIAAANNTGPAVILSFILAAVGCAFSALCYAEMASMVPVAGSAYTYAYATLGELFAWIIGWDLVLEYSVGAATVGISWSKYLVTFLDKFNIHLPAQLVTSPFELIKLADGSQIHGYINLPAVLIIVFITSIIIFGTKGSALFNAIVVALKISVVLVFIALGWHYINPENYKPFIPQNTGEFGHFGVSGILRGAGVVFFVFIGFDIVATMAQETKNPKKNMPVGILGSLIVCTILFVLFGYVMTGLAHYTEFKDNAAPVAVAIAHTPYEWLFLAVIAAILIGYTSVILVDLLGQSRVFYSMSKDGLLPPVFAVLHPRFATPYKSNIVLCIFISLFAGLVPIHVVGEMTSIGTLLAFVMVCLGVIILRVKQPDIPRAFKTPFVPVVPILGILTCLLMMFSLPLDTWIRLIVWLLIGFAIYFGYGRKHSKLRNS; encoded by the coding sequence GTGATAAAAAAATCAATTGAAAGTCTTCAGCAGGAGGCTGCTCAGAGCGGGGCCAACACATTAAGACGTAATCTCGGGGGTATCAATCTCATTGCTATAGGCATTGGCGTGATCATAGGCGCTGGTCTTTTTTCCCTCACAGGCATAGCCGCCGCCAACAATACCGGTCCTGCCGTTATACTGTCTTTCATTCTTGCAGCTGTCGGCTGCGCCTTCAGTGCCCTCTGCTACGCAGAAATGGCCTCTATGGTGCCCGTTGCCGGTAGTGCCTATACGTATGCTTATGCTACGCTGGGCGAGCTCTTTGCCTGGATCATAGGCTGGGACCTGGTGCTGGAATACTCAGTAGGCGCTGCCACCGTGGGTATCAGCTGGTCTAAATACCTCGTTACCTTCCTTGATAAGTTCAATATTCACCTGCCGGCGCAACTGGTTACCTCGCCGTTCGAGCTCATCAAACTGGCAGACGGTTCACAGATACATGGTTATATCAACCTGCCGGCGGTATTGATCATCGTGTTTATCACTTCCATCATCATTTTCGGTACAAAAGGCTCCGCATTGTTCAATGCCATCGTGGTTGCGCTGAAGATCAGCGTGGTACTGGTGTTCATTGCCCTGGGCTGGCATTATATCAACCCGGAGAATTATAAGCCTTTCATTCCGCAGAATACAGGCGAATTCGGGCATTTCGGCGTAAGCGGCATCCTGCGTGGGGCAGGGGTGGTCTTCTTTGTGTTCATTGGTTTTGATATTGTAGCTACTATGGCGCAGGAAACAAAGAACCCCAAAAAGAACATGCCCGTGGGCATACTGGGCTCACTCATCGTATGTACCATCCTTTTCGTGCTGTTTGGTTACGTCATGACGGGACTGGCGCATTATACCGAGTTCAAAGACAATGCGGCTCCTGTAGCTGTCGCCATCGCGCATACGCCGTATGAGTGGTTGTTCCTGGCCGTCATTGCGGCGATCCTGATAGGATATACCTCCGTGATCCTGGTAGACCTGCTGGGCCAGTCGAGGGTGTTCTATTCCATGAGTAAAGACGGATTGCTGCCGCCGGTATTCGCCGTACTGCATCCCCGCTTTGCTACTCCTTACAAGTCAAATATTGTACTCTGTATCTTCATCAGCCTTTTCGCCGGACTGGTACCCATTCATGTAGTGGGAGAGATGACCAGCATCGGTACCCTGCTGGCCTTCGTAATGGTCTGCCTGGGTGTTATCATCCTGCGTGTTAAACAGCCGGACATCCCAAGGGCTTTCAAAACACCTTTTGTGCCGGTAGTACCGATACTCGGTATCCTCACCTGCCTGCTGATGATGTTCTCCTTACCGCTCGACACCTGGATAAGGCTGATCGTATGGCTGCTCATCGGCTTCGCCATCTACTTCGGGTATGGCCGCAAACACAGTAAACTACGGAATAGCTGA